Proteins co-encoded in one Halorussus vallis genomic window:
- the paaA gene encoding 1,2-phenylacetyl-CoA epoxidase subunit PaaA translates to MDVEEVKARAGPREFSPKDDLPEEYRKAATRMIQFHANSEIMGAYLERPFIRQAPSLDRKLAFSAKVQDEIGHGQLLYRAAESLGVKTREQMLDELANGEGKFLNCFHYPMESWAEVPMIAFFVDGAAMRRQATLKRTSWEPYAHAMDKVCFEEGFHVKHGEDIMRELATGSKKEQEMLQDAFDEWWPRIIQFFGPTNDKSTHHDFSADVGLKTMTNDELRNAFLNAYVPKAKKYGLEIPEEPRISKNDDGTYEVVEDDLDWDEFFTIAKNDAPGSYEQIGKRERTQAAVEWVRDSMDDWESKGAGTTPQAADCP, encoded by the coding sequence ATGGACGTAGAAGAGGTCAAAGCGCGCGCGGGGCCGCGCGAGTTCAGTCCGAAGGACGACCTACCGGAGGAGTACCGGAAGGCCGCGACCCGGATGATACAGTTCCACGCGAACAGCGAGATAATGGGGGCGTACCTCGAACGCCCGTTCATCCGGCAGGCGCCCAGCCTCGACCGGAAACTGGCGTTCTCCGCGAAGGTCCAGGACGAGATCGGCCACGGCCAACTGCTCTACCGGGCGGCCGAGTCGCTCGGCGTCAAGACCCGCGAGCAGATGCTAGACGAGTTGGCCAACGGGGAGGGGAAGTTCCTCAACTGCTTCCACTACCCGATGGAATCGTGGGCCGAGGTGCCGATGATCGCGTTCTTCGTCGACGGGGCGGCGATGCGCCGGCAGGCCACGCTCAAGCGCACCAGTTGGGAGCCCTACGCCCACGCGATGGACAAGGTGTGCTTCGAGGAGGGATTCCACGTCAAACACGGCGAGGACATCATGCGCGAACTCGCCACCGGGTCGAAAAAGGAACAGGAGATGCTCCAGGACGCCTTCGACGAGTGGTGGCCCCGCATCATCCAGTTCTTCGGCCCGACCAACGACAAGTCGACCCACCACGACTTCTCGGCCGACGTCGGCCTGAAGACGATGACCAACGACGAACTCCGCAACGCGTTCCTCAACGCCTACGTGCCGAAGGCGAAGAAGTACGGCCTCGAGATTCCGGAGGAGCCGCGCATCTCGAAGAACGACGACGGCACCTACGAGGTCGTCGAGGACGACCTCGACTGGGACGAGTTCTTCACCATCGCGAAGAACGACGCGCCGGGGAGCTACGAGCAGATCGGCAAGCGCGAGCGCACCCAGGCGGCGGTCGAGTGGGTCCGCGACAGCATGGACGACTGGGAATCGAAAGGTGCGGGCACGACCCCGCAGGCGGCCGACTGCCCATGA
- a CDS encoding helix-turn-helix domain-containing protein, which yields MIDECLVVEFSVTGDDCPLAEATRETGTTVDARPPQLRHDDNALLRFSAGDDADELAAALDADDRIRYLHVSRTDSRANFRCLSKHPCVVHRLTDAGFMAESLQYRHGTERHAGAVVGHDVLQGVLEAAAETVGVSLERVFPLGGEDDEAVAQRWDVTPAQESALRTALAMGYFEVPKGATAKEVAEELGISKSAFLERLRRGESKLFGQVFG from the coding sequence ATGATAGACGAGTGTCTGGTCGTCGAGTTCTCCGTCACTGGCGACGACTGCCCGCTCGCGGAGGCGACCCGCGAAACCGGAACCACCGTCGACGCCCGACCCCCGCAACTCCGCCACGACGACAACGCCTTGCTCCGATTCAGCGCCGGCGACGACGCCGACGAACTCGCGGCCGCGCTCGACGCCGACGACCGCATCCGCTACCTCCACGTCTCTCGGACCGACAGCCGAGCCAACTTCCGGTGTCTCTCGAAACACCCCTGCGTGGTCCACCGACTCACCGACGCGGGGTTCATGGCCGAGTCGCTCCAGTACCGCCACGGCACCGAGCGCCACGCCGGCGCGGTGGTCGGCCACGACGTGCTCCAGGGCGTCCTCGAAGCCGCCGCCGAGACGGTCGGCGTCTCGCTCGAACGCGTCTTCCCGCTCGGCGGCGAGGACGACGAGGCGGTCGCCCAGCGCTGGGACGTGACGCCGGCCCAGGAGTCGGCGCTCCGGACCGCGCTGGCGATGGGCTACTTCGAGGTGCCGAAGGGCGCCACCGCCAAGGAAGTGGCCGAGGAGTTGGGAATCAGCAAGTCGGCGTTCTTGGAGCGTCTGCGGCGCGGCGAGTCGAAGCTGTTCGGGCAGGTGTTCGGGTAG
- a CDS encoding bifunctional metallophosphatase/5'-nucleotidase, whose protein sequence is MRLLHYSDIENVYDRPERAGRLAGLLEAYRDDETIVVGTGDDLGPSVLSMETDGRQSLDFFRAVAPDVETFGNHDFDYGLDATRKIVRESPQVWTSANVRESAETARETADEVRVGERFADAAPTTVVERGGESVGFAGVTDPESSVPDSLTVTDPVEAVREATDDLRDRGVDRVVALAHVPDRRLRDVAAVPGVDAVLAGHVHGERRDRIEGTLVVRPGANGRVVWEVELGETVEAARLETADAPVDETVAERLRDRMAATGLAEVVGRATVPIERERREWFAGERRVTNFVADAYRWATGADASFFDAAMLREGPPLSGEVTVADLRGLAPFAADLRVASVSGETLGTLVEEAVLTDERADRVAGEELWWGHFAGMAVVWDRDAEAVREIRVDGEPLDPEAEYSLATTGYVLWSDEFPAVSLADAEEAWGVQYDALVEYARAVGVRAELDGRIEVAE, encoded by the coding sequence ATGCGACTCCTCCACTACTCCGACATCGAGAACGTCTACGACCGTCCGGAGCGCGCGGGACGGCTCGCCGGTCTCCTGGAGGCTTACCGGGACGACGAAACCATCGTCGTCGGCACCGGCGACGACCTCGGTCCGAGCGTGCTGTCGATGGAGACCGACGGCCGCCAGTCGCTGGACTTCTTCCGCGCCGTCGCCCCCGACGTCGAGACGTTCGGCAACCACGACTTCGACTACGGCCTTGACGCGACTCGGAAAATCGTCCGGGAGTCCCCGCAGGTGTGGACCAGCGCGAATGTCAGAGAGAGTGCCGAAACCGCGAGGGAGACGGCGGACGAGGTTCGCGTCGGCGAACGGTTCGCCGACGCCGCTCCGACGACGGTCGTCGAGCGCGGCGGCGAGTCGGTCGGGTTCGCGGGCGTGACCGACCCCGAGTCGTCGGTCCCCGACTCGCTGACCGTGACCGACCCCGTCGAGGCGGTCCGGGAGGCGACCGACGACTTGCGGGACCGGGGCGTCGACCGGGTCGTCGCGCTCGCCCACGTCCCCGACCGACGCCTGCGCGACGTCGCGGCCGTCCCCGGCGTCGACGCCGTACTGGCGGGCCACGTCCACGGCGAGCGCCGCGACCGAATCGAGGGGACGCTCGTCGTCCGGCCGGGCGCGAACGGCCGGGTCGTCTGGGAGGTCGAACTCGGCGAGACGGTCGAAGCCGCGCGACTCGAAACCGCCGACGCCCCGGTGGACGAGACGGTCGCCGAGCGACTCCGCGACCGGATGGCGGCGACCGGACTCGCCGAGGTCGTCGGACGTGCGACGGTGCCTATCGAACGCGAACGTCGGGAGTGGTTCGCCGGGGAGCGCCGCGTCACCAACTTCGTGGCCGACGCGTACCGCTGGGCGACCGGCGCCGACGCGAGTTTCTTCGACGCCGCGATGCTGAGGGAGGGGCCGCCGCTCTCGGGCGAGGTGACCGTCGCCGACCTCCGCGGCCTCGCGCCGTTCGCGGCGGACCTCCGCGTCGCGTCGGTGTCGGGCGAGACGCTCGGGACGCTCGTCGAAGAGGCCGTGCTCACCGACGAACGCGCCGACCGGGTTGCCGGCGAGGAGTTATGGTGGGGCCACTTCGCCGGAATGGCAGTCGTCTGGGACCGCGACGCGGAGGCGGTCCGGGAGATTCGCGTCGATGGCGAACCGCTGGACCCCGAGGCCGAGTACTCGCTGGCGACCACCGGGTACGTCCTCTGGTCCGACGAGTTTCCGGCCGTCTCGCTGGCGGACGCCGAGGAGGCCTGGGGCGTCCAGTACGACGCGTTGGTCGAGTATGCCAGGGCGGTCGGCGTACGGGCCGAACTCGACGGGCGAATCGAGGTCGCGGAGTAG
- a CDS encoding PaaI family thioesterase has protein sequence MDVEEFFEEMPFADLLGVEVTDVADGHAEGRIEMREELSWNADRMMAHGGVTFTLADTVGGAALVSLVDQPVPTIDMRIDYLEAGTGDLRAEADVVRCGSDVGVVDVTVSAEDGTEVADARGVYKTG, from the coding sequence ATGGACGTAGAGGAGTTCTTCGAGGAGATGCCGTTCGCCGACCTGCTCGGCGTCGAGGTCACCGACGTCGCCGACGGCCACGCCGAGGGCCGAATCGAGATGCGCGAGGAGCTCTCGTGGAACGCCGACCGGATGATGGCCCACGGCGGAGTCACGTTCACGCTCGCCGACACGGTGGGCGGCGCGGCGCTGGTTTCGCTGGTCGACCAGCCCGTACCGACCATCGACATGCGCATCGACTACCTCGAAGCCGGCACCGGCGACCTGCGGGCGGAAGCCGACGTGGTCCGGTGTGGGAGCGACGTGGGCGTCGTCGACGTGACGGTGTCGGCCGAGGACGGCACCGAAGTCGCCGACGCTCGCGGCGTGTACAAGACGGGGTAG
- a CDS encoding enoyl-CoA hydratase/isomerase family protein: MHVTDEDGVRTVTFDRPEVMNAFDLDVAEELADTIADCDPGEHDAVVLTGEGDAFSAGGDIQAMAEREETADDAYQRVTETFGRVVEETLSARVPVVAKVNGDAVGAGLAVAAVSDFAYAAESATFSCAFVRVGLIPDTGGTFILPRLVGLRTAKRLAFTGEFFGAAEAAEMGLIDEAVPDDELDAAVADLLDTLRKRPTRTICLAKRAIHENLGRGWREALDYENVVQSQAYDTPEHEEGVAAFLEGREPEFE, translated from the coding sequence ATGCACGTCACCGACGAGGACGGCGTCCGCACCGTCACCTTCGACCGCCCGGAAGTGATGAACGCCTTCGACCTCGACGTCGCCGAGGAACTGGCAGACACCATCGCCGACTGCGACCCCGGTGAGCACGACGCCGTGGTCCTGACCGGCGAGGGCGACGCCTTCTCCGCGGGCGGGGACATCCAGGCGATGGCCGAGCGCGAGGAGACGGCCGACGACGCCTACCAACGAGTCACCGAGACGTTCGGTCGTGTCGTCGAAGAAACCCTCTCGGCGCGCGTCCCCGTCGTCGCGAAGGTCAACGGCGACGCGGTGGGCGCGGGCCTCGCGGTCGCGGCCGTCAGCGACTTCGCCTACGCCGCCGAGTCGGCGACGTTCAGTTGCGCGTTCGTCCGCGTCGGCCTCATCCCCGACACGGGCGGGACGTTCATCCTGCCGCGCCTCGTGGGGCTTCGAACCGCCAAGCGACTCGCGTTCACCGGGGAGTTCTTCGGCGCGGCCGAGGCCGCCGAGATGGGACTCATCGACGAGGCCGTCCCGGACGACGAACTCGACGCAGCGGTCGCGGACCTGCTCGACACCCTGCGAAAGCGGCCGACGCGGACCATCTGCCTCGCAAAGCGCGCCATCCACGAGAACCTGGGCCGGGGCTGGCGCGAGGCACTCGACTACGAGAACGTGGTCCAGTCGCAGGCCTACGACACCCCCGAGCACGAGGAGGGCGTCGCGGCCTTCCTGGAGGGCCGAGAGCCCGAGTTCGAGTGA
- a CDS encoding phosphatase PAP2 family protein has product MTPRQVIGHQLGDAIREAIPPALLPVFVAITRLGNPLFFLVVFVLDYWFRDHERGAHALGLAVGGMAVVTALKTLFDAPRPPPAVNAIPISGFSFPSGHATGATVGYGILAYDLKLGSKRSRFAVAGALVTLVSLSRVVLGVHYVRDVVAGMAVGVLFLAAAFWLTEHDPKPAFVLAVATGAAAFVISGASHDGAAVFGGAFGAALTWDRLGPVPPVESLRSRIVLLGGFLPILGGLAYAATVMELPPRVVFPLNALLLAAVLASPHAVDRLVGARRDSRRTANVDG; this is encoded by the coding sequence ATGACTCCGCGTCAGGTGATCGGCCACCAGCTCGGCGACGCGATCCGCGAAGCGATTCCGCCGGCGTTGCTTCCAGTGTTCGTCGCCATCACCCGGCTCGGCAATCCGCTGTTCTTCCTGGTGGTGTTCGTCCTCGACTACTGGTTCCGCGACCACGAGCGAGGCGCCCACGCACTCGGACTCGCCGTCGGCGGGATGGCGGTCGTCACCGCCCTCAAGACCCTCTTCGACGCGCCGCGTCCGCCGCCGGCCGTCAACGCCATCCCGATATCGGGATTCAGCTTCCCGAGCGGGCACGCGACTGGCGCGACCGTCGGCTACGGCATTCTGGCGTACGACCTGAAGCTGGGGTCGAAGCGCTCGCGGTTCGCGGTCGCCGGCGCGCTCGTCACCCTCGTCTCGCTGTCGCGGGTCGTCCTCGGGGTCCACTACGTCCGGGACGTGGTCGCGGGGATGGCCGTCGGCGTGCTCTTCCTCGCGGCCGCGTTCTGGCTGACCGAACACGACCCGAAGCCAGCCTTCGTGCTGGCGGTGGCGACGGGCGCGGCCGCGTTCGTCATCAGCGGCGCGAGCCACGACGGCGCGGCCGTCTTCGGGGGAGCGTTCGGCGCCGCCCTGACCTGGGACCGGCTCGGTCCGGTCCCGCCGGTCGAGTCGCTCCGCAGTCGAATCGTACTGCTCGGCGGTTTCCTGCCGATCCTCGGCGGGTTGGCGTACGCTGCCACCGTGATGGAACTGCCCCCTCGGGTGGTGTTCCCGCTCAACGCCCTGCTGTTGGCGGCCGTCCTGGCGTCGCCCCACGCCGTCGACCGCCTCGTCGGAGCGCGACGCGACTCGCGCCGCACCGCGAACGTCGACGGATAG
- a CDS encoding SDR family NAD(P)-dependent oxidoreductase, which translates to MTKRAIVVGASSGIGAALARELAAEGYEVGLVARRLDRLKALGEELPTKSYVARIDVAETEEAMDRLRRLLDAMHGADLIVLNAGVGIENEALDWEPERQTIDVNVRGFAAMANVAMRHFEERGAGHLVGVSSVAGRFGNGAVPAYSASKAFVSNYLDGLRYRAAGRDAEVVVADMIPGYVDTEMATNEGRFWEVSAEVAAAQIAAAIRKEKARAYVPRRWRAVALFLDAMPDAFFRRLFA; encoded by the coding sequence GTGACGAAACGCGCCATCGTGGTCGGTGCCTCCTCGGGCATCGGGGCGGCGCTGGCCCGCGAACTCGCGGCGGAGGGGTACGAGGTCGGCCTCGTCGCGCGGCGACTCGACCGACTGAAAGCCCTCGGCGAGGAGCTACCGACGAAGAGCTACGTCGCCAGAATCGACGTCGCCGAGACCGAGGAGGCCATGGACCGTCTCCGACGACTCCTCGACGCGATGCACGGGGCGGACCTGATAGTGCTGAACGCGGGCGTCGGCATCGAGAACGAGGCGCTCGACTGGGAACCCGAGCGCCAAACCATCGACGTGAACGTTCGGGGGTTCGCCGCGATGGCCAACGTGGCGATGCGCCACTTCGAGGAACGCGGGGCGGGCCACCTCGTCGGCGTCTCGTCGGTCGCCGGGCGGTTCGGCAACGGCGCGGTGCCGGCCTACAGCGCCTCGAAGGCGTTCGTCTCGAACTACCTCGACGGCCTGCGGTACCGCGCGGCCGGCCGGGACGCCGAGGTCGTCGTCGCCGACATGATTCCGGGCTACGTCGACACCGAGATGGCGACCAACGAGGGTCGGTTCTGGGAGGTGTCGGCCGAGGTCGCGGCCGCACAGATTGCGGCGGCCATCCGGAAGGAGAAGGCCCGTGCTTACGTCCCGCGGCGGTGGCGCGCGGTCGCGCTGTTCCTGGACGCGATGCCCGACGCGTTCTTCCGGCGGCTGTTCGCTTGA
- a CDS encoding amidohydrolase family protein, whose amino-acid sequence MALDVVADHEDDYPIIDTHCHQPTEEFLHDAGGQMMRDAANKFGATMETDTYDNLIEEYHDCGIGRAVLLGWDAETNTGNPPVPNDYVAEVRDEYDDFFVGFASVDPLKDDCVEEAERAVKDLDLSGFKFQQIAQGFDPSDPEHEDLWDTIESLGVPCVFHGGNSTLGAGAPGGRGLKIKYGNPMLIDDVAAEHPDLQILLAHPAFPWEKEQLAICQQKGNVSMDLSGWMPRYIDDQVLHYAKSLLQDKVMFGTDYPMISPGKWLDQFEELDFPEEVQRKILWENAEEFLGL is encoded by the coding sequence ATGGCACTCGACGTCGTCGCCGACCACGAGGACGACTACCCGATCATCGACACCCACTGCCACCAGCCGACAGAGGAGTTCCTCCACGACGCCGGCGGGCAGATGATGCGGGACGCCGCGAACAAGTTCGGCGCGACGATGGAGACCGACACCTACGACAACCTCATCGAGGAGTACCACGACTGCGGCATCGGCAGGGCAGTGCTGCTGGGGTGGGACGCCGAGACGAACACCGGCAACCCGCCCGTGCCCAACGACTACGTGGCGGAAGTTCGCGACGAGTACGATGACTTCTTCGTCGGGTTCGCCAGCGTCGACCCGCTGAAGGACGACTGCGTCGAGGAGGCCGAACGCGCGGTGAAGGACCTCGACCTCTCGGGGTTCAAGTTCCAGCAGATCGCCCAGGGCTTCGACCCGAGCGACCCCGAGCACGAGGACCTCTGGGACACCATCGAGAGCCTCGGCGTCCCGTGCGTCTTCCACGGCGGTAACTCCACGCTCGGGGCAGGCGCGCCGGGCGGCCGCGGCCTGAAGATCAAGTACGGAAATCCGATGCTGATAGACGACGTGGCGGCCGAACACCCCGACCTGCAAATTCTGCTCGCCCACCCCGCCTTCCCGTGGGAGAAGGAGCAACTCGCCATCTGCCAGCAGAAGGGCAACGTCTCGATGGACCTCTCGGGGTGGATGCCCCGGTACATCGACGACCAGGTTCTCCACTACGCGAAGAGTCTGCTCCAGGACAAGGTGATGTTCGGCACCGACTACCCGATGATTTCGCCCGGGAAGTGGCTCGACCAGTTCGAGGAACTCGACTTCCCCGAGGAGGTCCAGCGCAAGATTCTGTGGGAGAACGCCGAGGAGTTCCTCGGGCTCTGA
- a CDS encoding LemA family protein: protein MVGFTTVLVLFAALLAVYSVVKYLGSAHNNLVEARERCEKAWSDVDVLLERRAEEVGNLVDVTREHVSHERELLQDVMDARERVVEAQRPEQATEAVVAMQDSLDEVYALSGEYPELASNERFDELTDSIRTLESRIETRREQYNDAVGTYNARLQRLPERYVADYRGFDRRIPFVASADARDGIDVSERLSPSADD from the coding sequence ATGGTCGGATTCACGACAGTGCTGGTGCTGTTCGCCGCACTGCTGGCGGTCTACAGCGTCGTCAAGTATCTCGGGTCCGCGCACAACAACCTCGTTGAGGCCCGCGAGCGATGCGAGAAGGCCTGGAGCGACGTCGACGTGTTGCTCGAACGACGTGCCGAGGAGGTCGGCAACCTCGTCGACGTGACGCGCGAACACGTCTCCCACGAGCGCGAACTACTGCAGGACGTGATGGACGCCCGCGAGCGGGTCGTCGAGGCACAGCGCCCCGAGCAGGCGACCGAGGCGGTCGTCGCGATGCAGGACTCCCTCGACGAGGTGTACGCGCTCTCCGGGGAGTACCCCGAACTCGCCTCCAACGAGCGGTTCGACGAACTCACCGACAGCATCCGGACGCTCGAGAGTCGCATCGAGACGCGGCGCGAGCAGTACAACGACGCCGTGGGCACGTACAACGCCCGACTCCAGCGACTGCCCGAGCGGTACGTCGCCGACTACCGCGGGTTCGACCGCCGGATTCCGTTCGTCGCGTCGGCGGACGCCCGCGACGGCATCGACGTGAGCGAGCGACTGTCGCCGTCCGCCGACGACTGA
- a CDS encoding MaoC/PaaZ C-terminal domain-containing protein gives MPYSYTPHHFEDFEEGQTFESVGRTVTEYDFVQHSAFAGDWTELHTNKEYAEDEYFGERVAHGPMTFVLATGFVYRCGFLERTVLAFLGMNYMDIPNPVYMDDTISLDMEVVEKKDISSRDDSGLVVIDTVMTNQEDTVVFEGDMKFLIKKKEA, from the coding sequence ATGCCCTACAGCTACACGCCGCACCACTTCGAGGACTTCGAGGAGGGCCAGACCTTCGAGAGCGTGGGTCGCACCGTCACCGAGTACGACTTCGTCCAGCACTCGGCGTTCGCGGGCGACTGGACCGAACTCCACACCAACAAGGAGTACGCCGAAGACGAGTACTTCGGCGAGCGCGTCGCCCACGGCCCGATGACGTTCGTCCTCGCCACTGGGTTCGTCTATCGCTGTGGCTTCCTGGAGCGGACCGTCCTCGCCTTCCTCGGGATGAACTACATGGACATCCCGAACCCCGTCTACATGGACGACACTATCAGCCTCGACATGGAAGTCGTCGAGAAGAAGGACATCAGCAGTCGGGACGACTCCGGCCTGGTCGTCATCGACACCGTGATGACCAACCAGGAGGACACCGTCGTCTTCGAGGGCGACATGAAGTTCCTCATCAAGAAGAAGGAAGCGTAG
- the paaI gene encoding hydroxyphenylacetyl-CoA thioesterase PaaI, whose amino-acid sequence MADVSDDQRKKIAADPFCETLGIELADLGPGTATTELVVTEDLLNFHGTPHGGAVYSLADAAFAAASNAEGDAALAMETNVSYFEAVEVGDTLTAEAERIHERGRTASYRVDVTAEGGDSVAAFRGRVYLP is encoded by the coding sequence ATGGCAGACGTCTCCGACGACCAGCGCAAGAAGATCGCCGCCGACCCGTTCTGCGAGACGCTCGGCATCGAACTCGCGGACCTGGGTCCGGGCACCGCGACGACCGAACTCGTCGTCACCGAGGACCTGCTGAACTTCCACGGAACGCCCCACGGCGGCGCCGTCTACTCGCTCGCCGACGCCGCGTTCGCGGCCGCCTCGAACGCCGAGGGTGACGCGGCGCTGGCGATGGAGACGAACGTCTCGTACTTCGAGGCGGTCGAGGTCGGCGACACGTTGACCGCCGAAGCCGAACGAATCCACGAGCGCGGGCGGACCGCGTCCTACCGGGTCGACGTCACCGCGGAAGGCGGCGACAGCGTCGCCGCCTTCCGCGGTCGGGTGTACCTCCCCTGA